From one Chitinivorax tropicus genomic stretch:
- the mreC gene encoding rod shape-determining protein MreC, translating to MEHQAPPFFIRGISPKTKLIIYGLLSLALLIIDSRYRVLDVVREKVSVLLYPLQVVATTPITAAHRLSDFLSDQARLRSENERLHNQQLEANAQLLRMRELQAENDRLRGLLGSANLLPGQTMFAEILYTGRDPFTRKVIVNRGTHDAVVTGQPVIDDAGVLGQVTRVHELVSEVTLLTEKGQPVPVQIQRNGLRAVVFGTGQATELEVRFLPLNADIQVGDILVTSGIDGTYPPGLPVAIVQTVDKSGASNFARIVCRPAGNVEKHRYLLILKEKRDIPPPPEPEEPQEGKKKPRRGGH from the coding sequence ATGGAGCATCAGGCACCACCGTTCTTCATTCGGGGCATCAGCCCCAAGACCAAACTGATCATCTATGGTCTGTTGTCGTTGGCCCTGTTGATCATCGACAGCCGATATCGTGTATTGGACGTAGTCCGGGAGAAAGTATCGGTACTGCTATATCCATTACAGGTCGTGGCGACCACGCCGATCACTGCCGCACATCGACTCTCCGATTTCCTTTCCGACCAAGCACGGCTTCGCTCTGAGAACGAGCGTTTACACAATCAGCAGCTGGAGGCCAATGCTCAGCTGTTGAGAATGCGCGAGTTGCAAGCGGAGAATGATCGGCTGCGCGGGCTGCTGGGCTCAGCTAATCTGCTGCCTGGTCAAACCATGTTTGCTGAAATCCTTTACACAGGACGAGACCCTTTCACACGGAAGGTGATTGTCAACCGAGGCACCCATGATGCTGTCGTGACCGGCCAGCCGGTGATCGACGACGCAGGTGTACTTGGGCAGGTCACGCGCGTCCACGAGTTGGTGAGCGAAGTCACACTGCTGACAGAAAAAGGGCAGCCCGTTCCTGTGCAGATTCAGCGTAACGGCTTGCGGGCGGTGGTGTTCGGCACCGGTCAGGCCACTGAGCTGGAGGTACGGTTCCTGCCATTGAATGCCGATATACAAGTGGGTGACATATTGGTGACTTCCGGTATCGATGGCACCTACCCGCCAGGTTTGCCAGTTGCAATCGTGCAAACTGTCGATAAGAGTGGCGCATCCAATTTTGCCCGTATCGTATGCCGCCCAGCCGGCAATGTCGAAAAGCATCGTTATCTATTGATATTGAAGGAAAAGCGGGATATTCCGCCACCACCTGAGCCCGAGGAGCCTCAGGAAGGCAAGAAAAAGCCACGTCGAGGAGGCCATTGA
- a CDS encoding rod shape-determining protein: MLRSFSGYFSNDLAIDLGTANTLIYVLGKGIVLDEPSVVSILQEGGPNAKKHILAVGLEAKKMLGRTPGSISAIRPMKDGVIADFTITEQMLKQFIRKVSPSKLFSPSPRIVICVPCGSTQVERRAIKESALGAGARKVALIEEPMAAAMGAGLPVEEPTGSMVVDIGGGTTEVGVISLGGIVYASSVRVGGDKFDESIINYIRRNYGMLIGETTAEEIKKRIGSAFPGAEVREMEVKGRNLAEGIPRSFTISSNEILEALTEPLNQIVSAVKQALEQTPPELGADIAEKGMVLTGGGALLRDLDRLLMEETGLPVIVADDPLTCVVRGSGKALEKMDTVGSIFTND; encoded by the coding sequence ATGTTGCGTTCTTTTAGCGGTTACTTCTCGAATGATTTGGCGATTGACCTCGGTACGGCCAACACTCTGATCTATGTGCTGGGCAAAGGCATAGTGCTGGATGAGCCATCCGTGGTGTCGATCCTGCAGGAAGGCGGCCCCAATGCCAAGAAACATATCCTGGCAGTCGGTCTGGAGGCAAAAAAGATGCTGGGGCGTACCCCTGGCTCGATCTCCGCAATCCGCCCAATGAAAGATGGTGTGATTGCCGATTTCACCATCACCGAGCAGATGCTCAAGCAGTTCATCCGTAAAGTCAGTCCTTCCAAGTTGTTTTCTCCCAGCCCTCGTATCGTGATCTGCGTGCCTTGCGGCTCGACCCAGGTGGAGCGCCGTGCCATCAAGGAGTCGGCGTTGGGTGCAGGTGCCCGTAAAGTTGCATTGATCGAGGAGCCAATGGCCGCCGCGATGGGGGCCGGTCTGCCGGTTGAAGAGCCCACGGGTTCTATGGTGGTCGATATCGGTGGCGGCACCACCGAGGTCGGCGTGATCTCGCTGGGCGGTATCGTTTACGCCAGCTCGGTGCGGGTGGGTGGCGATAAGTTCGATGAATCCATCATCAACTATATCCGCCGCAATTACGGCATGCTGATCGGTGAAACCACTGCCGAAGAGATCAAGAAGCGCATTGGCTCAGCCTTCCCAGGTGCGGAAGTGCGGGAAATGGAAGTGAAAGGTCGTAACCTGGCCGAAGGGATTCCCCGTTCCTTCACCATCTCATCCAATGAGATCCTGGAAGCCTTGACTGAACCGCTCAATCAGATCGTTTCCGCAGTCAAACAGGCCCTGGAACAAACGCCTCCGGAGTTGGGTGCAGACATTGCCGAGAAAGGCATGGTCCTGACCGGTGGTGGGGCGCTGTTACGTGATCTGGACCGCCTGTTGATGGAAGAAACCGGCCTGCCGGTCATCGTCGCAGACGATCCACTGACATGTGTGGTGCGTGGGTCAGGTAAGGCGCTGGAGAAAATGGATACAGTCGGCAGTATTTTCACCAACGACTGA